In the genome of Acidimicrobiales bacterium, one region contains:
- a CDS encoding TadE family protein, with translation MARRARRGRQRGSVLVEAAIIFPVLLMVTFGMIEYGLAFMSASTTSSATRSGARIASTAYAPAVRSGTANGVIDQVRLAVEDDLKALSRATPVKLWMYRADPSSPGGAPTGSPNFTTCTTNCIRWTWDGNHFASRAGTWPSPTACGSTLDSVGIYVQVRHEFLTGFFGNGKTISEHTVMRIEPLPTDQCP, from the coding sequence ATGGCACGCCGGGCGCGGAGAGGACGGCAGCGGGGATCGGTGCTGGTCGAGGCGGCCATCATCTTCCCCGTCCTGCTGATGGTGACCTTCGGGATGATCGAGTACGGGCTGGCGTTCATGTCCGCTTCGACGACCAGCTCGGCGACCCGGTCGGGGGCCCGCATCGCGTCCACGGCCTACGCCCCTGCCGTCAGGTCCGGCACCGCCAACGGCGTGATCGACCAGGTGCGGCTGGCCGTGGAGGACGACCTCAAGGCGCTGTCCCGGGCCACGCCCGTGAAGCTGTGGATGTACCGGGCCGACCCGTCGAGCCCCGGCGGCGCCCCCACCGGGTCGCCGAACTTCACCACCTGCACCACGAACTGCATCAGGTGGACGTGGGACGGCAACCACTTCGCCAGCCGGGCGGGCACGTGGCCGTCGCCGACGGCGTGCGGCAGCACCCTCGACAGCGTCGGCATCTACGTCCAGGTCCGCCACGAGTTCCTGACGGGGTTCTTCGGGAACGGCAAGACCATCTCGGAGCACACCGTCATGCGGATCGAGCCGCTCCCGACCGACCAGTGCCCGTGA
- a CDS encoding pilus assembly protein TadG-related protein gives MTPDDAPAGDRLSGDDDGFVAVWFALLLLVLLAFAGVGIDVANWWFTAQRAQRAADAAALGGVVFLPGDPVTAASTAVDISGRNGYRNGVNASVVATQEPNPTRLRVKVTTVVDNYFVGLVAADRQTISRQAVADFQGPVPMGSPENRLGNDPDQPAAALPQMWLNLAARGANKANGDRYQSTGCGVAAYQCSGTNNEYSPNGYFFTVRVSAIGSGPLTFQAFDPVYATVGDNCDVNLPTAAQATALKNTGRSEYADAPTRYATGSTGAAAPFCTGDNSVGGTGMISTFIVRAPDNTPWSNTDNPVVSTASCQPRQYGAWDQAVYPLLSPSSPTYNPTFASQFRRWVTYCQIPAGTVVRGDYIVQVRSNALSGSPLVASSPSTGGHNRFSMRAGFGTTTLSGTGVSLFATGRLPIYMNATGSDTRFFVARIPPSTAGRTLHLEFFDVGDAAAAGSITILRPLSYGESAFPSCRFKRDNSVAVNTAPCTLTGVSAAGGYNGRLVTADIPLATNYTCNMANALDCWVKIRFTYPSGTSVQDTTTWAANVVGDPVRLVE, from the coding sequence GTGACGCCCGACGACGCCCCGGCCGGCGACCGCCTGAGCGGCGACGACGACGGGTTCGTCGCCGTCTGGTTCGCCCTCCTCCTGCTCGTGCTGTTGGCCTTCGCCGGCGTCGGCATCGATGTCGCCAACTGGTGGTTCACCGCGCAGCGGGCCCAGCGGGCGGCCGACGCCGCCGCGCTCGGCGGCGTCGTGTTCCTCCCCGGCGACCCGGTGACGGCGGCCAGCACGGCCGTCGACATCTCGGGCCGCAACGGCTACCGCAACGGGGTCAACGCCAGCGTCGTCGCCACCCAGGAGCCGAATCCGACCCGGCTCAGGGTGAAGGTGACGACCGTCGTCGACAACTACTTCGTCGGGCTCGTCGCCGCCGACCGCCAGACGATCAGCCGGCAGGCGGTGGCCGACTTCCAGGGGCCGGTCCCGATGGGCAGCCCCGAGAACCGGCTCGGCAACGACCCGGACCAGCCGGCCGCGGCCCTGCCCCAGATGTGGCTCAACCTGGCGGCCAGGGGAGCCAACAAGGCCAACGGCGACCGCTACCAGTCGACCGGCTGCGGCGTGGCCGCCTACCAGTGCTCGGGCACCAACAACGAGTACAGCCCGAACGGCTACTTCTTCACGGTGCGGGTCAGCGCCATCGGCTCCGGCCCGCTCACGTTCCAGGCCTTCGACCCGGTGTACGCGACGGTCGGCGACAACTGCGACGTCAACCTGCCGACCGCGGCGCAGGCGACGGCGCTGAAGAACACCGGACGGTCGGAGTACGCCGACGCCCCGACCCGCTACGCCACCGGGTCGACCGGCGCCGCCGCGCCGTTCTGCACCGGCGACAACAGCGTGGGCGGCACCGGGATGATCTCGACGTTCATCGTGCGGGCGCCCGACAACACGCCGTGGAGCAACACCGACAACCCGGTGGTGTCGACGGCGTCGTGCCAGCCCCGCCAGTACGGCGCCTGGGACCAGGCCGTCTACCCCCTCCTCAGCCCGTCGAGCCCGACGTACAACCCCACGTTCGCCTCCCAGTTCCGGCGGTGGGTGACGTACTGCCAGATCCCCGCGGGCACGGTCGTGCGGGGCGACTACATCGTGCAGGTCCGGTCCAACGCTCTCAGCGGCTCGCCGCTCGTGGCGTCCTCGCCGTCGACCGGCGGCCACAACCGCTTCTCCATGCGGGCCGGGTTCGGCACGACGACCCTGAGCGGCACCGGCGTGTCGCTGTTCGCCACCGGCCGCCTGCCCATCTACATGAACGCCACCGGGTCCGACACCCGGTTCTTCGTCGCCCGCATCCCCCCGAGCACCGCCGGGCGGACCCTGCACCTCGAGTTCTTCGACGTGGGCGACGCCGCCGCCGCCGGCTCGATCACGATCCTGCGGCCGCTGTCCTACGGCGAGTCGGCCTTCCCGTCGTGCCGCTTCAAGCGGGACAACTCCGTCGCCGTGAACACCGCGCCGTGCACGCTCACCGGCGTCTCCGCCGCCGGCGGGTACAACGGCCGGCTGGTGACCGCCGACATCCCGCTCGCCACCAACTACACGTGCAACATGGCGAACGCGCTCGACTGCTGGGTGAAGATCCGCTTCACCTATCCCTCGGGCACGAGCGTGCAGGACACCACGACGTGGGCCGCCAACGTGGTCGGCGACCCCGTCCGCCTCGTCGAGTAG
- the obgE gene encoding GTPase ObgE codes for MSGFVDESGLHVRGGDGGAGAVSFRREAYVPKGGPDGGDGGKGGDVWLVADRNVASLLAFRDHPHRAAGNGGHGSGKRRHGAGGADLLVPVPEGTVVKDRDGTVLADLVRVGDRWRAAEGGRGGRGNASFLSNRRRAPSFAEQGEKGEERWLRLELKLMADVALVGLPNVGKSTLISRISAARPRIADYPFTTLEPNLGVVRMEDGDEMVVADVPGLIEGASEGKGLGHRFLRHVERARVLVVLLDLAEVAERPPDAQLSVLLDELGRYRPELLERPRVVVGSRADLAGSGPGAAWDGDRVSAVTGEGVTRLVGRMADHVRAARAAEPEPDGYVVHRPVAEGFRVERDAGGGWVVVGRQAERAVALSDLTNPDALAYAQARLRRIGVDRALAKAGARAGDTVRIGDLRFDYEPDG; via the coding sequence GTGTCGGGCTTCGTCGACGAGAGCGGCCTCCACGTCCGCGGCGGCGACGGCGGGGCCGGCGCCGTGTCGTTCCGCCGCGAGGCCTACGTGCCGAAGGGCGGTCCGGACGGGGGCGACGGCGGCAAGGGCGGCGACGTCTGGCTGGTCGCCGACCGCAACGTCGCCTCCCTGCTGGCCTTCAGGGACCACCCGCACCGCGCCGCGGGCAACGGCGGCCACGGGTCGGGCAAGCGCCGCCACGGCGCCGGCGGGGCCGACCTGCTCGTGCCCGTCCCCGAGGGCACCGTCGTGAAGGACCGGGACGGCACCGTGCTGGCCGACCTGGTGCGGGTCGGCGACCGCTGGCGCGCCGCCGAGGGCGGCCGGGGCGGGCGGGGCAACGCCAGCTTCCTGTCGAACCGCCGGCGGGCGCCGTCCTTCGCCGAGCAGGGCGAGAAGGGCGAGGAGCGGTGGCTGCGGCTGGAGCTGAAGCTGATGGCCGACGTCGCCCTCGTCGGGCTGCCCAACGTGGGCAAGAGCACCCTGATCTCCCGCATCTCGGCGGCCCGGCCCCGCATCGCCGACTACCCGTTCACCACCCTCGAGCCGAACCTCGGCGTGGTCCGCATGGAGGACGGCGACGAGATGGTGGTCGCCGACGTGCCCGGGCTGATCGAGGGGGCGAGCGAGGGCAAGGGGCTCGGCCACCGGTTCCTCCGTCACGTCGAGCGGGCCAGGGTGCTCGTCGTCCTGCTCGACCTGGCCGAGGTGGCCGAGCGCCCGCCCGACGCCCAGCTCTCCGTGCTGCTCGACGAGCTCGGCCGCTACCGGCCCGAGCTGCTGGAGCGGCCGCGGGTCGTGGTCGGCTCCCGGGCCGACCTGGCCGGGTCGGGGCCGGGGGCGGCGTGGGACGGCGACCGGGTGTCGGCGGTGACCGGCGAGGGCGTCACCCGGCTGGTCGGGCGCATGGCCGACCACGTGCGGGCGGCCAGGGCGGCCGAGCCCGAGCCCGACGGGTACGTCGTGCACCGGCCGGTGGCGGAGGGCTTCCGGGTCGAGCGGGATGCCGGCGGCGGCTGGGTCGTCGTCGGCCGGCAGGCCGAGCGGGCCGTCGCCCTGTCCGACCTCACCAACCCGGACGCGCTGGCCTACGCCCAGGCCCGGCTGCGCCGCATCGGGGTCGACCGGGCGCTGGCGAAGGCGGGGGCCAGGGCGGGCGACACCGTCCGCATCGGCGACCTGCGCTTCGACTACGAGCCCGACGGGTGA
- the proB gene encoding glutamate 5-kinase, whose amino-acid sequence MIVVAKIGSSSLTDEHGDIDEAAVEKVCGEIAVLRAAGHLVVLVTSGAIAAGLPALGLSGDRRPRDGATLQAVSAVGQGRLMRVYDRVLGRAGLVGGQVLLAPLDFFVRQQYLHARSTLLRLLELGVVPVVNENDAIADDEIRFGDNDRLAALVAHLVAADVLVLLTDAPGLLTADPRVDSSASLIEEIVEVDHELERLAGGPGAIGSGGMASKLAAAKIAAWSGVRAVIAAADRDGVLADAVAGLPGVGTTVLPRARRLPARKLWIAFAVGSSGTVVVDAGARAALLDRQTSLLAAGVVRCEGRFGPDDAVEVAGPDGRVFAKGLVRLGSEALASVAGRRTSDLPDGTPREVVHRDDLVVLP is encoded by the coding sequence GTGATCGTCGTCGCCAAGATCGGCTCGTCGTCGCTCACCGACGAGCACGGCGACATCGACGAGGCCGCCGTCGAGAAGGTCTGCGGCGAGATCGCCGTCCTCCGGGCCGCCGGCCACCTCGTCGTCCTCGTCACCTCGGGGGCCATCGCCGCCGGCCTGCCCGCGCTCGGGCTGTCCGGCGACCGGCGCCCGCGGGACGGCGCCACCCTCCAGGCGGTGTCGGCGGTGGGTCAGGGGCGGCTGATGCGGGTGTACGACCGGGTGCTCGGGCGGGCCGGGCTGGTCGGCGGGCAGGTGCTGCTGGCCCCGCTCGACTTCTTCGTCCGCCAGCAGTACCTCCACGCCCGCAGCACCCTGCTGCGCCTGCTCGAGCTCGGCGTCGTGCCGGTCGTGAACGAGAACGACGCCATCGCCGACGACGAGATCCGCTTCGGCGACAACGACCGGCTGGCCGCCCTCGTCGCCCACCTCGTGGCCGCCGACGTGCTCGTGCTGCTCACCGACGCGCCCGGCCTGCTCACCGCCGACCCGAGGGTCGACTCGTCGGCCTCGCTGATCGAGGAGATCGTCGAGGTCGACCACGAGCTGGAGCGGCTGGCCGGCGGCCCGGGCGCGATCGGCAGCGGCGGCATGGCGTCGAAGCTGGCGGCGGCGAAGATCGCCGCCTGGTCGGGGGTGCGGGCCGTGATCGCCGCCGCCGACCGGGACGGCGTGCTGGCCGACGCCGTCGCCGGCCTGCCCGGCGTGGGCACCACCGTGCTGCCGAGGGCGCGCCGGCTGCCGGCCCGCAAGCTGTGGATCGCGTTCGCCGTCGGGTCGTCCGGCACCGTCGTGGTCGACGCCGGGGCGAGGGCGGCGCTGCTCGACCGGCAGACGTCGCTGCTGGCCGCCGGCGTCGTGCGCTGCGAGGGCCGGTTCGGGCCCGACGACGCCGTCGAGGTCGCCGGCCCCGACGGCCGGGTGTTCGCGAAGGGACTGGTCCGCCTGGGCAGCGAGGCCCTGGCCTCCGTGGCCGGCCGCCGCACCTCCGACCTGCCCGACGGCACCCCCCGCGAGGTCGTCCACCGGGACGACCTGGTGGTGCTGCCCTAG
- a CDS encoding PspA/IM30 family protein: MFKLLRRWWKYMTARMTGSFNEMADPKVQLEQAIIEAQEQHRRLREQAANVIANQKQTEMRLNRTMGELEKVNANARQAVLMADEATKAGDTAKAAQYTSAAESFANRLIALEREIEDLKTLHLQATQAADQAKAAVQQNSAQLQRKLSERQKLMSQLDQAKMQEQMNRAMSSLSETVGEDVPTLDEVRDKIEQRYAKARGMSELAGESVEGRMLEIEQAAMNTEAQARLSQIRSQLGLASGEPAAAEIPQPGTAVPTEGTATPGTA; this comes from the coding sequence ATGTTCAAGCTCCTCCGCCGCTGGTGGAAGTACATGACGGCCCGGATGACGGGGTCGTTCAACGAGATGGCCGACCCGAAGGTCCAGCTCGAGCAGGCGATCATCGAGGCGCAGGAGCAGCACCGCCGGCTGCGTGAGCAGGCCGCCAACGTCATCGCCAACCAGAAGCAGACCGAGATGCGGCTCAACCGCACGATGGGCGAGCTCGAGAAGGTGAACGCCAACGCCCGCCAGGCCGTGCTCATGGCCGACGAGGCGACCAAGGCGGGCGACACGGCCAAGGCCGCGCAGTACACGTCGGCCGCCGAGTCCTTCGCCAACCGCCTCATCGCGCTGGAGCGCGAGATCGAGGACCTGAAGACCCTGCACCTCCAGGCCACCCAGGCGGCCGACCAGGCCAAGGCGGCCGTCCAGCAGAACTCGGCCCAGCTCCAGCGCAAGCTGAGCGAGCGCCAGAAGCTGATGAGCCAGCTCGACCAGGCGAAGATGCAGGAGCAGATGAACCGGGCGATGTCCTCGCTGTCCGAGACGGTCGGCGAGGACGTGCCGACCCTCGACGAGGTGCGGGACAAGATCGAGCAGCGCTACGCCAAGGCGCGCGGCATGTCCGAGCTGGCCGGCGAGTCGGTCGAGGGCCGGATGCTCGAGATCGAGCAGGCGGCCATGAACACCGAGGCCCAGGCCCGGCTGTCCCAGATCCGCTCCCAGCTCGGCCTGGCCTCGGGCGAGCCGGCGGCCGCCGAGATCCCCCAGCCCGGCACGGCCGTCCCCACGGAGGGCACGGCCACCCCCGGCACCGCGTAG
- the murJ gene encoding murein biosynthesis integral membrane protein MurJ: MTEAEHPASAGGEAVRSATSPGSGTPSPAATAAGDLVRSSAVVGVGTALSRVTGLVRVGALTYALGATALSDAYNLANTTPLIVYELLLGGVLSATLVPLFVEHRERGDDEATSAVVTVATAALVVLTAIAVAASPLLVHVYTVRLDERAADAQAAVMLPLLRLFLLQILFFGVTALATALLNSRRRFGPPAFAPVLNNLVVSAALLAVPTLAGHRPALGDVRGDAGLLAVLGLGATGGVAAMAVVNVWAVRRAGVQLRWRPQLRHPAVRAVAGLSGWTLGYVAANQACLFLVLALANERPGDVSAYQYAFVFFQLPHGLFAVSIMTTVAPDLAAFAARADWDGMRRRFSLGLRLLALVVLPAAAGYALLARPIVSALLERGALSGASAARTAEVLALFSLGLLGFSAYLYVLRGFYALKDTRTPFLLNVLENGVNMVLAVALVHRFQVQGLAVAYAGAYTIAAVVAWAVLRRRLGGLDGRRTATSLARIGAATGVMAAAVWVVARSVGGDTGGPAVVRMAAGVATGAAVYGAGLFVLRVDEVRSVADLVASRTRRRRGLP, from the coding sequence GTGACCGAGGCCGAGCACCCGGCGTCGGCCGGGGGCGAGGCCGTCCGGTCGGCCACCTCCCCGGGGTCGGGCACCCCGTCGCCGGCGGCGACGGCGGCGGGCGACCTCGTGCGCTCCTCGGCCGTCGTCGGCGTCGGCACCGCGCTCAGCCGGGTGACCGGCCTCGTCCGGGTCGGCGCGCTGACGTACGCGCTCGGCGCCACCGCCCTGTCCGACGCCTACAACCTGGCCAACACCACGCCGCTGATCGTCTACGAGCTGCTCCTCGGCGGCGTGCTGTCGGCCACGCTCGTCCCGCTGTTCGTCGAGCACCGCGAGCGGGGCGACGACGAGGCGACCAGCGCAGTCGTCACGGTGGCCACCGCCGCGCTCGTCGTCCTGACCGCGATCGCCGTCGCCGCCTCACCACTGCTCGTGCACGTCTACACCGTGCGGCTGGACGAGCGGGCGGCCGACGCCCAGGCCGCCGTCATGCTGCCGCTGCTGCGGCTGTTCCTCCTCCAGATCCTGTTCTTCGGGGTGACCGCGCTGGCCACCGCCCTGCTGAACAGCCGGCGCCGGTTCGGCCCGCCGGCGTTCGCCCCGGTCCTGAACAACCTCGTGGTCAGCGCCGCCCTGCTGGCCGTGCCCACCCTGGCCGGCCACCGCCCGGCGCTCGGGGACGTGCGGGGCGACGCCGGCCTGCTCGCCGTCCTCGGCCTCGGCGCCACCGGCGGGGTGGCGGCCATGGCGGTCGTCAACGTGTGGGCCGTCCGCCGGGCCGGGGTCCAGCTGCGCTGGCGGCCGCAGCTGCGCCACCCGGCCGTGCGGGCGGTGGCCGGGCTGTCCGGGTGGACGCTCGGCTACGTCGCCGCCAACCAGGCCTGCCTGTTCCTCGTGCTGGCGCTGGCCAACGAGCGGCCCGGCGACGTGTCCGCCTACCAGTACGCGTTCGTGTTCTTCCAGCTGCCCCACGGGCTGTTCGCGGTGTCGATCATGACGACGGTCGCCCCCGACCTGGCCGCGTTCGCGGCGAGGGCCGACTGGGACGGCATGCGGCGGCGCTTCTCGCTCGGGCTGCGGCTCCTCGCCCTGGTCGTCCTCCCCGCCGCCGCCGGGTACGCGCTGCTGGCCCGCCCGATCGTGTCCGCCCTGCTGGAACGGGGCGCGCTGAGCGGCGCGTCGGCGGCCCGCACGGCCGAGGTGCTGGCCCTGTTCAGCCTGGGCCTGCTCGGCTTCTCGGCCTACCTCTACGTCCTCCGCGGGTTCTACGCGCTGAAGGACACCCGCACGCCGTTCCTGCTGAACGTGCTCGAGAACGGCGTGAACATGGTGCTGGCCGTCGCCCTCGTCCACCGCTTCCAGGTGCAGGGGCTCGCCGTCGCCTACGCCGGGGCGTACACGATCGCCGCCGTGGTGGCCTGGGCCGTGCTCCGGCGACGGCTGGGCGGCCTGGACGGGCGGCGGACGGCGACCAGCCTGGCCAGGATCGGCGCCGCCACCGGGGTGATGGCCGCCGCCGTGTGGGTGGTCGCCCGGTCGGTGGGCGGCGACACCGGCGGCCCGGCCGTGGTCCGCATGGCCGCCGGCGTGGCGACCGGCGCGGCCGTCTACGGCGCCGGGCTCTTCGTGCTGCGGGTGGACGAGGTCCGCTCGGTCGCCGACCTCGTCGCCTCCCGTACGCGTCGCCGACGGGGTCTGCCCTAG
- a CDS encoding type II toxin-antitoxin system HipA family toxin: MTSTLVVLVGDTIAGALERSRNGRLTFVYAEDYQARGDRTPLSLSMSPRVRVHQDAVVTPWLWGLLPDNDAVLQRWARRFQVSLASPFGLLASPVGLDCAGAVAFVEPDGVADHLGRPGTIEWLTEDDVARRLAELRSDAAAWLGADFAGRFSLAGAQAKTALFHDGRRWGLPVGRAASTHILKPAIAGLDDHDLNEHVCLRAAAAAGLPAVRTDVGTIGGLTAVVVERYDRVPHGTSTVRIHQEDACQALGVAPSAKYQADGGPGPTDVARLLRGSMPAGPAEAAVRAFADALVWNWVIAATDAHAKNYSVLLAGPNVRLAPLYDIASALPYGVHPRKLTLAMKLGDDYRLHTQRPSTWTAMARQLRIPADELVVRARRVVDVAPDAVAEAAASVRDLDSPLPPRLTDAVAERARWCATTLGGAGRRSGT; this comes from the coding sequence GTGACGTCCACGCTCGTCGTCCTCGTGGGCGACACGATCGCCGGAGCGCTCGAGCGGTCGCGCAATGGGCGGCTGACGTTCGTGTACGCCGAGGACTACCAGGCGAGGGGCGACCGGACGCCGCTCTCGCTGTCGATGTCGCCGCGGGTCCGGGTGCACCAGGACGCCGTGGTGACGCCCTGGCTCTGGGGCCTGCTCCCGGACAACGACGCCGTCCTCCAGCGCTGGGCCCGGCGGTTCCAGGTGTCGCTGGCGTCGCCATTCGGGCTGCTCGCCAGCCCGGTCGGGCTCGACTGCGCCGGAGCCGTCGCCTTCGTCGAGCCCGACGGCGTCGCCGACCACCTCGGCCGGCCCGGGACGATCGAGTGGCTGACCGAGGACGACGTCGCCCGCCGCCTCGCCGAGCTCCGCTCCGACGCGGCAGCCTGGCTCGGCGCCGACTTCGCCGGGCGGTTCAGCCTCGCCGGCGCCCAGGCGAAGACCGCGCTGTTCCACGACGGCCGGCGGTGGGGCCTGCCGGTCGGCAGGGCGGCCAGCACCCACATCCTCAAGCCGGCGATCGCCGGGCTCGACGACCACGACCTCAACGAGCACGTCTGCCTCCGCGCCGCCGCGGCTGCCGGGCTCCCGGCCGTCCGCACCGACGTCGGCACCATCGGCGGACTGACGGCCGTCGTGGTCGAGCGCTACGACCGCGTGCCGCACGGGACGTCGACGGTCCGCATCCACCAGGAGGACGCGTGCCAGGCACTGGGCGTCGCCCCGTCGGCGAAGTACCAGGCCGACGGCGGTCCGGGGCCGACCGACGTCGCCCGGCTCCTCCGCGGCTCGATGCCGGCCGGCCCGGCGGAGGCCGCCGTACGCGCCTTCGCGGACGCGCTGGTGTGGAACTGGGTGATCGCCGCCACCGACGCCCACGCCAAGAACTACTCCGTCCTGCTCGCCGGGCCCAACGTGCGGCTGGCCCCCCTGTACGACATCGCGTCCGCGCTCCCCTACGGCGTGCACCCGAGGAAGCTGACCTTGGCGATGAAGCTGGGCGACGACTACCGCCTCCACACCCAGCGCCCGAGCACGTGGACGGCGATGGCGCGGCAGCTGCGGATCCCCGCCGACGAGCTGGTCGTGCGGGCGCGCCGCGTCGTCGACGTCGCCCCGGACGCCGTCGCGGAGGCGGCGGCGTCCGTCCGCGACCTCGACAGCCCGCTCCCCCCACGACTCACCGACGCCGTCGCCGAACGGGCGCGCTGGTGCGCCACGACGCTCGGCGGCGCGGGGCGCCGATCGGGGACGTGA
- a CDS encoding helix-turn-helix domain-containing protein produces the protein MPIRTPRDLAALARGRRLDLGWTQRDLAARAAVSRKWVSDFERGASGGDLVTVLRLLDALGLVLEVGTEQAAPPTPGDTHTIDLDAFLSNYLRR, from the coding sequence ATGCCGATCCGGACGCCACGTGACCTCGCCGCGCTGGCCCGGGGCCGGCGCCTCGACCTCGGGTGGACCCAGCGCGACCTCGCCGCCCGGGCCGCCGTCTCCCGGAAGTGGGTCTCGGACTTCGAGCGGGGCGCCAGCGGCGGCGACCTCGTGACGGTGCTTCGCCTCCTCGACGCCCTCGGCCTGGTGCTCGAGGTCGGGACCGAGCAGGCGGCGCCGCCGACCCCGGGCGACACCCACACGATCGACCTCGACGCGTTCCTGTCGAACTACCTCCGTCGGTGA